The Methylobacterium sp. PvR107 genome contains a region encoding:
- the pdxA gene encoding 4-hydroxythreonine-4-phosphate dehydrogenase PdxA, which produces MPPLALTLGDPAGIGPELALSAWLGRGGAAPLPPFFLVGDPAFIERLANHLNRPVPVAEVDPETAAEVFPRALPVVPLPSGARVSAVPGVPDPVNAGATIESITAAVGFVRAGRASAVVTNPIAKFVLTRTGFAYPGHTEFLAALSVPAGRTPPRPVMMIWSAELSVVPVTIHVPLRDVPGLLTQELVEETAAIVARDLRDRFGLPEPRLVLAGLNPHAGEAGTIGHEDRDVLAPAVARLRAQGIDIRGPLPADTLFHARARESYDVALAPTHDQALIPIKTIAFDDGVNVTLGLPFVRTSPDHGTAFDIAGKGVARPDSLIAALRLADRLAATEAGRTGAVPDGCEVIPFSIYAGRPRSAGARHFDPEDEL; this is translated from the coding sequence ATGCCGCCCCTTGCCCTCACCCTCGGAGACCCGGCCGGGATTGGTCCGGAGCTGGCGCTCAGCGCCTGGCTCGGGCGCGGCGGTGCCGCGCCGCTGCCGCCGTTCTTCCTCGTGGGCGATCCGGCCTTCATCGAGCGCCTCGCCAACCACCTGAACCGGCCGGTCCCCGTGGCCGAGGTCGATCCCGAGACGGCGGCCGAGGTGTTTCCCCGCGCCCTGCCGGTGGTGCCGCTGCCGAGCGGCGCGCGCGTGTCCGCCGTGCCCGGCGTTCCCGATCCCGTCAATGCCGGCGCCACCATCGAGTCGATCACGGCCGCGGTCGGCTTCGTGAGGGCGGGGCGCGCCAGCGCCGTGGTGACCAATCCGATCGCCAAGTTCGTGCTGACCCGGACCGGCTTCGCCTATCCGGGCCACACCGAATTTCTGGCTGCCCTGTCGGTGCCTGCCGGCCGCACGCCGCCTCGGCCGGTGATGATGATCTGGAGCGCGGAGCTCTCGGTGGTGCCGGTGACGATCCACGTCCCGCTCAGGGACGTGCCGGGCCTCCTCACCCAGGAACTCGTCGAGGAGACCGCGGCCATCGTGGCCCGGGACCTGCGGGACCGGTTCGGCCTGCCCGAGCCGCGCCTCGTCCTCGCGGGCCTGAACCCGCATGCCGGCGAGGCCGGTACGATCGGCCATGAGGACCGCGACGTGCTCGCCCCGGCGGTGGCGAGGCTGAGGGCGCAGGGGATCGACATCCGCGGGCCCCTGCCCGCGGACACCCTGTTCCATGCCCGAGCCCGCGAATCCTACGACGTCGCCCTGGCGCCGACCCACGATCAGGCCCTGATCCCGATCAAGACCATCGCGTTCGACGACGGCGTCAACGTCACCCTCGGGCTGCCGTTCGTGCGGACCTCGCCCGATCACGGCACCGCCTTCGACATCGCCGGCAAGGGCGTCGCGCGGCCCGACAGCCTGATCGCGGCTCTGCGTCTTGCCGACAGGCTGGCGGCGACCGAGGCCGGCCGCACCGGGGCGGTGCCGGACGGGTGCGAGGTCATTCCGTTCAGCATCTATGCCGGCCGGCCGCGGTCGGCCGGCGCCCGACACTTCGACCCCGAGGATGAGCTGTGA
- the rsmA gene encoding 16S rRNA (adenine(1518)-N(6)/adenine(1519)-N(6))-dimethyltransferase RsmA: MTASDGLPPLRDVVARHGLEPKKALGQNFLYDLNLTGRIARAAGPLEGVTVVEVGPGPGGLTRALLAEGAARVVAIERDPRALPALAEIAAHYPGRLDVIDADALAFDPRPVVGSGPVRIVANLPYNVGTALLTGWLDGEVWPPWWDQAVLMFQREVAERIVAGPETRADYGRLGVLCGWRTEAEILFDVSPSAFVPPPKVTSSVVRLVPRAQPLPCRAKALEAVTRAAFGQRRKMLRQSLKALTPDAGALLAAARLSETARAEEIPVAGFVDLANLWDGHRNAGTAVTAPA; the protein is encoded by the coding sequence GTGACCGCCAGTGACGGCCTGCCGCCGCTCCGCGACGTCGTCGCCCGGCACGGTCTGGAGCCCAAGAAGGCGCTCGGCCAGAACTTCCTCTACGATCTGAACCTCACCGGCCGGATCGCCCGGGCCGCCGGGCCGCTGGAGGGCGTCACGGTGGTGGAGGTCGGTCCGGGGCCGGGCGGCCTGACCCGGGCGCTGCTGGCCGAGGGTGCCGCGCGCGTGGTGGCGATCGAGCGCGACCCGCGTGCCCTGCCGGCGCTCGCGGAGATCGCCGCCCATTATCCGGGCCGGCTCGATGTGATCGATGCCGACGCGCTGGCCTTCGATCCGCGGCCGGTCGTGGGCTCGGGGCCGGTCCGGATCGTCGCCAACCTGCCGTACAATGTCGGCACCGCCCTGCTCACGGGCTGGCTCGACGGCGAGGTCTGGCCGCCCTGGTGGGATCAGGCCGTGCTGATGTTTCAGCGCGAGGTCGCCGAGCGCATCGTCGCCGGGCCCGAGACCCGGGCGGATTACGGCCGGCTCGGCGTCCTCTGCGGCTGGCGCACCGAGGCCGAGATCCTGTTCGACGTCAGCCCCTCGGCGTTCGTGCCGCCCCCGAAGGTGACGTCGAGCGTGGTGCGGCTGGTGCCGCGTGCGCAGCCCCTGCCCTGCCGGGCCAAGGCCCTGGAAGCCGTGACCCGGGCGGCGTTCGGTCAGCGCCGCAAGATGCTGCGCCAGAGCCTCAAGGCGCTGACCCCCGATGCCGGCGCCCTGCTGGCCGCGGCGCGGCTGTCCGAGACGGCGCGGGCCGAGGAGATTCCTGTGGCCGGCTTCGTCGATCTCGCCAATCTGTGGGATGGACACAGAAACGCCGGCACCGCGGTGACGGCGCCGGCGTGA
- a CDS encoding TIM44-like domain-containing protein has protein sequence MLTQISRRRRVAALLALATALTVAAPVAEARPGGGSSFGSRGSRTYTAPSATPTAPGGGMTMQRSQTAPSPGMGSPGMQAPAATGRRFGGGFFAGLLGVGLIGALLGGGFFGGLGGLASMIGLLFQVGLVVLVVMMALRFFRRRNEPAGAGAPYARSSLDDQQGSRGPMGGAQGGPTAGMFGGGQRPPQTRPVQIGPADYQAFERLLGDIQDAYSREDRVTLGNLSTPEMVSYFDEELRNNAARGVVNKISDVKLLQGDLAEAWGEDRNDYATVAMRYALKDVMIERNGGRVVQTDSSEATEIWTFLRQPGRGWVLSAIQQTR, from the coding sequence ATGCTGACCCAGATTTCGCGCCGCCGGCGCGTGGCCGCCCTCCTGGCGCTGGCCACGGCGCTGACCGTCGCGGCGCCCGTCGCTGAAGCCCGTCCGGGCGGCGGCAGCTCCTTCGGATCCCGCGGCTCGCGCACCTATACGGCGCCGTCGGCGACGCCGACCGCGCCCGGCGGCGGCATGACGATGCAGCGCTCGCAGACCGCGCCATCCCCGGGCATGGGCAGCCCCGGCATGCAGGCTCCGGCCGCGACCGGCCGCCGGTTCGGCGGCGGCTTCTTCGCGGGCCTGCTCGGCGTCGGCCTGATCGGTGCCCTGCTCGGCGGCGGCTTCTTCGGGGGCCTCGGCGGCTTGGCCTCGATGATCGGCCTGCTGTTCCAGGTCGGTCTCGTGGTGCTCGTCGTGATGATGGCCCTCCGCTTCTTCCGGCGCCGGAACGAGCCTGCCGGCGCCGGTGCGCCCTACGCACGCTCGTCCCTCGACGATCAGCAGGGATCCCGCGGCCCCATGGGCGGTGCTCAGGGCGGCCCCACGGCCGGCATGTTCGGAGGCGGCCAGCGCCCGCCGCAGACCCGTCCCGTGCAGATCGGCCCGGCCGATTACCAGGCGTTCGAGCGGCTGCTCGGCGACATTCAGGATGCCTATTCCCGCGAGGATCGCGTGACCCTCGGCAACCTCTCCACGCCCGAAATGGTGAGCTACTTCGATGAGGAGTTGCGCAACAACGCGGCCCGCGGCGTGGTGAACAAGATCTCGGACGTGAAGCTGCTCCAGGGCGACCTGGCGGAGGCCTGGGGCGAGGATCGCAACGACTACGCCACGGTGGCGATGCGCTACGCGCTCAAGGACGTGATGATCGAGCGGAACGGCGGCCGCGTCGTCCAGACCGACTCCTCCGAGGCGACGGAGATCTGGACCTTCCTGCGCCAGCCCGGCCGCGGCTGGGTGCTCTCGGCGATCCAGCAGACCCGCTGA
- a CDS encoding two-component system sensor histidine kinase NtrB, with the protein MAQPGTVHGAGPGATLTDEARTLLDALPTASLLFDAAGRILHVNPSAERLTGFPAADLIDRGLDLILAPRASGPDPLQDGDQEFPAACADGTNFWACLTTVPLPGSAFRIGQILNVTGRREAEGALALSRQREALGLLTNSVAHEFNNFLQILIGYIDGLKRRLGDREEPFIQRAISRSADATERAAILTRQLLAYSRRIAPDVRAVDLDAIVADLAGRLAPELPPGIHLVVSATPGLPRAISNPTQIEFALRHLVANACEAMPSGGTLTLSTYRVDPGDRAMQQPDEGIVGIAVSDTGQGMSPEMLARALAPFQTSREAGRGAGLAIVHGLMKRQNGTITLDSRPAEGTQVRLSFPAAPERTLH; encoded by the coding sequence ATGGCGCAGCCGGGGACGGTCCATGGAGCAGGTCCGGGCGCGACGCTCACAGACGAAGCCCGCACGCTGCTCGATGCCCTGCCGACGGCGAGCCTCCTCTTCGATGCGGCGGGCCGGATCCTCCACGTCAATCCATCCGCCGAACGCCTGACGGGCTTTCCGGCGGCCGACCTCATCGATCGCGGCCTCGACCTGATCCTGGCGCCGCGGGCGAGCGGGCCCGACCCGCTTCAGGACGGTGACCAGGAGTTTCCCGCCGCCTGCGCGGACGGAACGAACTTCTGGGCCTGCCTGACGACGGTGCCGCTGCCCGGCTCGGCCTTCCGCATCGGGCAGATCCTGAACGTCACGGGCCGCCGCGAGGCGGAGGGGGCGCTGGCGCTTTCGCGCCAGCGCGAGGCGCTCGGCCTGCTCACCAACAGCGTGGCGCACGAGTTCAACAACTTCCTGCAGATCCTGATCGGATACATCGACGGCTTGAAGCGCCGCCTCGGCGACCGCGAGGAGCCGTTCATCCAACGCGCGATCTCCCGCTCCGCCGATGCGACCGAGCGGGCCGCGATCCTCACGCGCCAGCTGCTGGCCTATTCACGGCGCATCGCCCCGGATGTGCGCGCGGTCGATCTCGACGCGATCGTGGCGGATCTCGCAGGGCGCCTCGCGCCCGAACTGCCGCCCGGGATCCATCTCGTCGTGTCGGCCACGCCGGGCCTGCCGCGGGCAATCAGCAACCCGACGCAGATCGAATTCGCCCTGCGGCATCTGGTCGCCAATGCCTGCGAGGCCATGCCGTCCGGCGGCACCCTCACGCTCTCGACCTACCGGGTCGACCCCGGCGACCGGGCGATGCAGCAGCCGGACGAGGGTATCGTCGGGATCGCGGTTTCCGATACGGGCCAGGGGATGTCGCCGGAAATGCTCGCGCGGGCCCTGGCGCCGTTCCAGACCAGCCGCGAGGCCGGGCGCGGGGCGGGCCTCGCAATCGTGCACGGCCTGATGAAGCGCCAGAACGGGACCATCACCCTGGACAGCCGGCCCGCTGAGGGCACGCAAGTCCGGCTGTCGTTTCCGGCGGCACCCGAGCGCACGCTGCATTAA
- a CDS encoding helix-turn-helix transcriptional regulator, producing MLSHEQIWNAIDRLAERHGFSASGLARRAGLDATSFNRSKRVGADGRKRWPSTESVSKVLAATGSSLDEFLRLIEAREVPARTMVPLIGLTQAGAGRLFTDEGMPTGGAGWEEIEFPDLGEERAFALEIQGDSMLPLFRDGDVLIVSPTASVRKGDRVVVRLHGGEVLAKELKRRTARTVELASLNPEHEDRLLNLGEVAWMARVMWVRQ from the coding sequence ATGCTGTCGCACGAGCAGATCTGGAACGCCATCGACAGGCTCGCAGAGCGGCACGGCTTCTCGGCCTCCGGGCTCGCCCGGCGGGCGGGGCTGGATGCCACGAGCTTCAACCGCTCGAAACGCGTGGGCGCCGACGGGCGCAAGCGCTGGCCATCCACCGAGTCGGTGTCGAAGGTTCTGGCCGCGACCGGGTCCAGCCTGGACGAGTTCCTGCGGCTGATCGAGGCCCGGGAGGTCCCGGCGCGCACGATGGTCCCGCTGATCGGCCTGACCCAGGCCGGCGCCGGCCGCCTCTTCACCGACGAGGGCATGCCCACCGGGGGGGCCGGCTGGGAGGAGATCGAGTTTCCGGATCTCGGTGAGGAACGGGCCTTCGCCCTCGAGATCCAGGGCGATTCCATGCTGCCCCTGTTCCGCGACGGGGACGTGCTGATCGTCTCGCCCACCGCGAGCGTGCGCAAGGGCGATCGCGTCGTGGTGCGCCTGCATGGCGGCGAGGTGCTCGCCAAGGAGTTGAAGCGGCGCACGGCCCGGACCGTGGAACTGGCCTCGCTCAACCCGGAGCACGAGGACCGGCTGCTGAATCTCGGCGAGGTCGCCTGGATGGCCCGGGTGATGTGGGTGCGCCAGTAG
- a CDS encoding DUF952 domain-containing protein has protein sequence MPLIYKICPRTLWREAEAAGRFTGAPVDRQDGFIHFSTAAQVAETAARHFAGQDDLLIVAVEPGSLGDDLRYELSRGGDLFPHLYAALPLEAVRSVDALPLGTDGRHVFPAGLLPA, from the coding sequence ATGCCGCTCATCTACAAGATCTGTCCGCGCACGCTCTGGCGCGAGGCGGAGGCCGCAGGCCGTTTCACGGGGGCGCCGGTCGACCGGCAGGACGGCTTCATCCACTTCTCCACGGCCGCCCAGGTCGCCGAAACCGCCGCCCGCCATTTCGCCGGACAGGATGATCTGCTCATCGTCGCCGTCGAGCCCGGGTCGCTCGGGGATGACCTGCGCTACGAGCTCTCCCGCGGTGGGGATCTGTTCCCGCATCTCTACGCTGCGCTGCCGCTCGAGGCAGTGCGTTCGGTGGATGCGCTTCCCCTCGGCACGGATGGGCGCCACGTCTTTCCGGCCGGGCTTCTGCCGGCATGA
- a CDS encoding quinone-dependent dihydroorotate dehydrogenase: MIDVAFPLVRPLLHGLDAERAHDLTLRALALLPSGRRRADDSRLAVDLLGRRFPNPVGLAAGFDKGARVPDALLGLGFGFVEVGGVVPRPQPGNPQPRVFRLTADRAVINRYGLNSEGLAVVAARLRARAGRPGIVGVNIGANKDSADRLADYAACTAALAPLVDFVTVNVSSPNTPGLRDLQGEAFLDELLARTVEARDVAGASAAILLKIAPDLALDALDAVCATALRRGVQALVVSNTTVARPANLVEQALARETGGLSGRPLFGPATRMLAQTRLRVGDSLPLVGVGGVDSAEAAWTKILAGASLVQLYSALVYEGPGLVGRIKAGLVRRMNQEGITALRQVVGRDAADLARGA; the protein is encoded by the coding sequence ATGATCGACGTCGCCTTTCCCCTCGTCCGGCCGCTGCTCCACGGCCTCGATGCCGAGCGCGCGCATGACCTGACGCTGCGGGCGCTGGCGCTGTTGCCGTCCGGCCGCAGGCGTGCGGACGATTCGCGACTCGCGGTCGACCTGCTCGGCCGCCGCTTCCCCAATCCGGTCGGCCTCGCGGCCGGCTTCGACAAGGGTGCCCGTGTGCCCGACGCGCTGCTCGGCCTCGGCTTCGGCTTCGTCGAGGTCGGCGGGGTCGTGCCGCGGCCGCAGCCGGGCAACCCGCAGCCGCGGGTGTTCCGCCTCACGGCGGACCGCGCCGTGATCAACCGCTACGGCCTCAACAGCGAAGGGCTCGCGGTGGTGGCCGCCCGATTGCGCGCCCGGGCAGGACGGCCCGGCATCGTCGGCGTCAATATCGGCGCCAACAAGGATTCGGCCGACCGCCTCGCCGACTACGCGGCCTGCACGGCGGCGCTGGCGCCGCTCGTCGATTTCGTCACCGTCAACGTTTCCTCGCCGAACACGCCGGGTCTGCGCGACCTGCAGGGCGAGGCATTCCTGGACGAGTTGCTCGCCCGGACGGTCGAGGCCCGCGACGTGGCCGGAGCCTCGGCCGCGATCCTCCTGAAGATCGCGCCCGACTTGGCGCTGGACGCCCTCGACGCGGTCTGCGCGACGGCGCTCCGGCGTGGGGTGCAGGCCCTCGTCGTCTCGAACACCACGGTCGCGCGACCCGCGAACCTGGTCGAGCAGGCCCTCGCTCGGGAGACCGGTGGGCTGTCCGGCCGCCCCCTGTTCGGTCCGGCGACCCGGATGCTGGCGCAGACCCGCCTGCGGGTCGGAGACAGCCTGCCCCTGGTGGGGGTCGGCGGCGTCGATTCCGCGGAGGCCGCCTGGACCAAGATCCTCGCCGGCGCCAGCCTCGTGCAGCTCTACTCGGCGCTGGTCTACGAGGGGCCGGGATTGGTCGGGCGCATCAAGGCGGGGCTCGTCCGGCGCATGAATCAGGAAGGAATCACCGCGCTCCGGCAGGTCGTCGGGCGCGACGCCGCAGATCTGGCCCGCGGCGCGTGA
- a CDS encoding FdhF/YdeP family oxidoreductase: protein MAQSEGSSKRSSAAGGWGALKSCGKHLLGSRAPLTGARALLKANQPDGFDCPGCAWGDPEHGSSFEFCENGVKAVSWEATDKRTKPSFFAKHTLTELRTWSDYALEGQGRLTHPMRYDAASDRYLPVGWDEAFAEIGATLRGLDHPDQAEFYTSGRASNEAAYLYQLFARAYGTNNFPDCSNMCHEASGVALIDAIGIGKGTVLLEDFEKADAIFCVGQNPGTNHPRMLGDLRRAAERGAKVVVLNPVRERGLERFADPQNTVEMLRGSSRPIASHYLQPRSGGDMAAFRGIAKIVFARDAEALAAGRPSLLDRAFVEHHTAGLVAYRAAVDATSWDAILDQSGLTPDEIAAMADVYLGAERVIATWAMGVTQHRHSVATIREIANLLFLRGHIGRPGAGLCPVRGHSNVQGDRTVGINERPAGSFLDALEQHFGLAMPRRHGHNVLAAIRAMRDGTSKAFIGLGGNFLRATPDTPVVAQALASCRLTVHIATKLNHAHLVPGAVGYLLPCLGRTEIDRNDEGKIQIVTVEDSMSMVHGSGGINKPASKALRSEIAIIAGMAQATVGSSSIDWAGFAADYDRIREAIAATIPGFSEYNTRVRKPRGFMLRNLAAERVFDTGTGRANFSADALPAETEHQAAQKARHTYVLQTFRSHDQYNTTIYGLDDRYRGVYGERRVVFAHPDDLAEIRDRLGERVDIVGTHDDGVTRRAEDFRLVPFDMPRGSLAGYYPELNVLVPLSTFGEKSDTPTSKSVLVTLQARAAA from the coding sequence ATGGCCCAATCTGAAGGGTCTTCCAAGCGCTCATCCGCGGCCGGCGGCTGGGGCGCTCTGAAGAGCTGCGGCAAGCACCTGCTCGGCAGCCGCGCGCCGCTCACCGGGGCCCGCGCCCTGTTGAAGGCCAACCAGCCCGACGGGTTCGACTGCCCCGGCTGCGCCTGGGGCGACCCGGAGCACGGCTCGTCCTTCGAGTTCTGCGAGAACGGCGTCAAGGCGGTCTCCTGGGAGGCCACCGACAAGCGCACGAAGCCGTCCTTCTTCGCCAAGCACACCCTGACCGAGCTGCGCACCTGGAGCGACTACGCCCTGGAGGGCCAGGGCCGCCTGACGCACCCGATGCGCTACGACGCGGCCAGCGACCGCTACCTGCCGGTGGGCTGGGACGAGGCCTTCGCGGAGATCGGCGCGACCTTGCGCGGGCTCGACCATCCGGATCAGGCCGAGTTCTACACCTCGGGCCGGGCCTCGAACGAAGCCGCTTACCTGTATCAGCTCTTCGCCCGCGCCTACGGGACCAACAATTTTCCCGACTGCTCGAACATGTGCCACGAGGCCAGCGGCGTCGCGCTGATCGACGCGATCGGCATCGGCAAGGGCACGGTGCTGCTGGAAGATTTCGAGAAGGCGGACGCGATCTTCTGCGTCGGCCAGAACCCCGGCACCAACCATCCGCGCATGCTCGGCGACCTGCGCCGGGCGGCCGAGCGCGGTGCCAAGGTCGTGGTGCTCAACCCGGTGCGCGAGCGCGGCCTGGAGCGCTTCGCCGACCCGCAGAACACGGTCGAGATGCTGCGCGGTTCGAGCCGCCCGATCGCCAGCCACTATCTCCAGCCGCGCTCGGGCGGCGACATGGCGGCCTTCCGGGGCATCGCCAAGATCGTGTTCGCCCGCGACGCCGAGGCCCTGGCGGCCGGCCGGCCCTCGCTCCTGGATCGCGCGTTCGTGGAGCACCACACCGCGGGACTCGTGGCCTACCGAGCGGCTGTCGATGCGACCTCCTGGGACGCGATCCTCGACCAATCCGGCCTGACCCCGGACGAGATCGCCGCGATGGCGGACGTCTATCTCGGCGCCGAGCGGGTCATCGCGACCTGGGCCATGGGCGTGACCCAGCATCGTCACTCGGTGGCGACGATCCGGGAGATCGCCAACCTGCTGTTCCTGCGCGGCCATATCGGCCGGCCCGGCGCGGGCCTGTGCCCGGTGCGCGGCCATTCCAACGTCCAGGGCGACCGGACCGTCGGCATCAACGAGCGCCCGGCCGGTTCCTTCCTTGACGCCCTGGAGCAGCATTTCGGTCTCGCCATGCCGCGCCGGCACGGCCACAACGTCCTGGCGGCGATCCGCGCCATGCGGGACGGCACGTCGAAGGCCTTCATCGGGCTCGGCGGCAACTTCCTGCGGGCCACCCCCGACACCCCCGTGGTGGCTCAGGCGCTCGCCTCCTGCCGCCTCACCGTGCACATCGCCACGAAGCTCAACCACGCCCATCTGGTGCCGGGCGCGGTCGGCTACCTGCTGCCCTGCCTCGGCCGGACGGAGATCGACCGCAACGACGAGGGCAAGATCCAGATCGTGACCGTCGAGGATTCGATGAGCATGGTCCACGGGTCGGGGGGCATCAACAAGCCGGCCTCGAAGGCGCTGCGCTCGGAGATCGCCATCATCGCCGGCATGGCGCAGGCGACGGTCGGATCGTCGTCCATCGATTGGGCGGGGTTCGCGGCGGATTACGACCGGATTCGCGAGGCGATCGCCGCCACCATCCCGGGATTTTCCGAGTACAACACCCGGGTGCGCAAGCCGCGCGGCTTCATGCTGCGCAACCTCGCCGCCGAGCGGGTGTTCGACACCGGCACGGGACGCGCCAATTTCTCGGCGGACGCCCTCCCCGCCGAGACCGAGCATCAGGCCGCCCAGAAGGCGCGCCACACCTACGTGCTGCAGACCTTCCGCAGCCACGACCAGTACAACACCACGATCTACGGCCTGGATGACCGCTACCGGGGTGTCTATGGCGAGCGCCGCGTCGTGTTCGCCCATCCGGACGATCTTGCGGAGATCCGCGACCGGCTCGGCGAGCGCGTCGACATCGTCGGCACGCACGACGACGGCGTCACCCGGCGGGCCGAGGATTTCCGCCTCGTGCCGTTCGACATGCCGCGGGGATCGCTGGCCGGCTATTATCCGGAGCTGAACGTGCTGGTGCCGCTCTCGACCTTCGGCGAGAAGAGCGACACGCCGACCTCCAAGTCGGTGCTGGTCACTCTGCAGGCGCGCGCCGCGGCGTGA
- a CDS encoding HpcH/HpaI aldolase/citrate lyase family protein has protein sequence MATTTDLRLRRSVLYMPGSNQRALDKAKSLPVDSIILDLEDAVGPEEKEIAREQVCAAVKSGAYGDRELIIRVNAPQTPWGEADLHAAIEAKPDAILMPKVSSPAVLESIADRLESLDAPEGIAIWAMIETPASILNIQEIARAKRDPRNRLTCLVLGTNDLAKDTWAKIVPGRVPMLPWMMMALAAARAEGLAILDGVYNDIADTEGCRDECRQARDLGFDGKTLIHPTQLEPANTSFAPTDEEVRRAKLVIEAFERPEYAKRGAIKLEGRLYERQHLGVNRRAVTWAEAIKAKGF, from the coding sequence ATGGCAACGACGACAGACCTGCGCCTGCGCCGGAGCGTATTGTACATGCCCGGCTCCAACCAGCGGGCCCTCGACAAGGCGAAGTCGCTCCCGGTCGACAGCATCATCCTCGACCTCGAGGACGCGGTCGGGCCGGAGGAGAAGGAGATCGCCCGCGAGCAGGTCTGCGCCGCGGTCAAGAGCGGGGCCTATGGCGACCGCGAGCTTATCATTCGCGTCAACGCCCCTCAGACGCCCTGGGGCGAGGCCGATCTGCACGCGGCGATCGAGGCCAAGCCCGACGCGATCCTGATGCCGAAGGTGTCGTCCCCGGCCGTGCTGGAGAGCATCGCCGACCGGCTCGAATCGCTCGATGCGCCGGAGGGCATCGCGATCTGGGCGATGATCGAGACGCCGGCCTCGATCCTGAACATCCAGGAGATCGCCCGCGCCAAGCGCGACCCGCGCAACCGCCTGACCTGCCTCGTGCTCGGCACCAACGACCTCGCCAAGGACACCTGGGCGAAGATCGTTCCCGGCCGCGTGCCGATGCTGCCCTGGATGATGATGGCGCTGGCCGCGGCCCGGGCCGAGGGGCTCGCCATCCTCGACGGCGTCTACAACGACATCGCCGACACGGAGGGGTGCCGCGACGAGTGCCGGCAGGCGCGCGATCTCGGGTTCGACGGCAAGACCCTGATCCACCCCACGCAGCTGGAACCGGCCAACACGTCCTTCGCGCCGACCGACGAGGAGGTGCGCCGGGCCAAGCTGGTGATCGAGGCCTTCGAGCGGCCGGAATACGCCAAGCGCGGCGCGATCAAGCTGGAGGGACGGCTCTACGAGCGGCAGCATCTCGGCGTGAACCGCCGGGCGGTGACCTGGGCCGAGGCGATCAAGGCGAAGGGCTTCTGA